The sequence below is a genomic window from Actinokineospora baliensis.
TGGCCAAGCTCAACGAGTCGGGCAAGATCCGCATCGGCACCAAGTTCGACCAGCCGCTGTTCGGCCTCAAGGGCCTGGACAACAAGCCGACCGGCTTCGACGTGGAGATCGCCAAGCTGGTCGCGGCCAAGCTCGGCCTCTCCGCCGACAAGATCGAGTGGGTGGAGACCCCGTCGAAGGTGCGCGAGGAGGTCATCGAGCAGGGCAAGGTCGACCTGGTCGTGGCCACCTACACCATCAACGACAAGCGCAAGGAGCGGATCTCCTTCGCGGGCCCGTACTACGAGGCCGGTCAGGACCTGATGGTCAAGAAGGACAACAACGACATCACCGGGCCGGACGCGCTCAAGTCCAGCGGTGCCAAGGTCTGCTCGGTCACCGGCTCCACCCCGGCCGAGACGATCAAGAAGTACGTCGACGAGAGCAACATCGTGCTCTTCGACGTGTACTCCAAGTGCGCCGACGCGCTGAAGAACAACCAGGTGCAGGCGGTCACCACGGACAACGTGATCCTGCTCGGCCTTGTCGACAAGTCCGGCGGCGAGTACAAGCTGGTCGGCAAGCCCTTCACCACCGAGCCCTACGGCATCGGCATCAAGAAGGGCGACACCAAGTTCTGCCAGTTCATCAACGACACCCTCAAGGCCGCCTCGGGCGACGGCAGCTACGAGAAGGCGTGGAAGGACACCGCGGGCAAGGTCGCGCCCAACACCCCGAAGCTGCCCGAGACCGCGGCGTGCAGCTGATCTGCTGACCCGTGCTCGGGGCGCCCGCCTGCCGGTGGGCGCCCCGAGCCTTACCGGGCTCGGAGCCACCCGTGAACGTGATCATCGACAACTTCCCGCTCTACCTCAACGGTTTCCTGCAAACGCTGCGGATCTGCGCGTTCGCCGCGGTCGGCTCGCTGGTGCTGGGCACCGTCGTCGCCGGGTTCCGGGTCTCGCCGGTCCCGCCGCTGCGCTGGGTCGGCACCGCGTGGGTCACCGTGTTCCGCAACTGCCCGCTGACCGTGGTGCTGTTCTTCTGCGCCTTCGGCCTGCCCGAGATCGGCGTCAACGGGGCGTACTTCTGGTTCGGGGTCACCGGCCTGGTGCTCTACACCTCGGCGTTCGTCTGTGAGGCGGTGCGCAGCGGCATCAACTCGGTGCCCGCGGGTCAGGCGGAGGCCGCGCGCGCGGTCGGGTTGACCTTCAGCCAGTCGCTCTCGTCGGTGGTGCTGCCGCAGGCGCTGCGCACGGTGGTGCCGCCGCTGGGCAGCGTGATCATCGCGATGATCAAGAACTCGGCGATCGCTGGCGCCTTCGGCATCGGCGGCGACCTGTTCGCCGTCGGTGACACGCTGACCTCGGCCAGGGGCGAGGCCGCGCTGCCGGTGCTGCTCGGCGTCGTCATCGGCTACTTGGTGATCACCATCCCGAGCGGGCTGCTGCTGGGTTGGGTGGAGCGGAAGGTGGCGATCGCCCGATGACCGCGTCCGTGCTCTACGACGCCCCCGGGCCGCGCGCCCGCCGCCGCACGCTGCTGGGCAGCGTCGTGGCCGGTGTGCTGGTGGCCGGGCTGCTGGCGCTGGTGGGCAACCGGCTCGCCGACAAGGGCCAGTTCGAGGCCGACAAGTGGGCCCCGCTGACCGACCCGGCCGACGACAACTTCACCCTCGTCTGGAACCTGCTCGGCGACGCACTGGTCAACACCCTCATCGCCGCGGTGCTGGCGATGGCGTTCTCACTGGTGATCGGCACCGGGCTCGCGGTGCTGCGGATCGTCGCGGGCCGCTCGTGGCGCTGGCTGGTGGTCGGCTTCATCGAGCTCTTCCGCGGCATCCCCGTGGTCATCCTGATCTTCTTCGCCGCCCGCGTGCTGCCCGGGTTCGGCATCGACCTGTCGAACCTGTGGTTCCTGGTGATCGGGCTGACCGCGTACAACTCGGTGATCATCGCCGAGATCGTGCGGGCCGGGGTGAACTCGCTGCCCAAGGGCCAGCGCGAGGCCGCCGAGTCGCTGGGGCTGCGCCGCGGTCAGGTGCTCGGCCTGGTCCTGCTGCCGCAGGCGTTCCGGGCGATGCTGCCCGCGCTGATCAGCCAACTGGTGGTGGTGCTCAAGGACACCTCGCTCGGCTTCATCATCAGCTACGAGGAAACCGTGCGCACCGCCGGGATCATCATCCAGAACCTGGACAACCCGATCCAGGTGTACTTCACCATCGCGGTGATCTTCATCGCCGTCAACTACGCCGTCAGCCGCCTGGCCATCTGGGTGGAACGGCGGCTCAGCCGCGGCAGCAAGACCGCCGCCACCCTCTCGGCCACCGACCCGGCAGCCGCCGGGGCAGGCGGCGGGGGCTGAACGCACCGGTGCCCGCGACCTCGGGGGGCCGCGGGCACCGGTGTCAGCACGGGCTCAGGAGCCGCTGCGACGGAAGATCTTGGAGCCGAGCCAGACCAGGGGGTCGTACTTGCGGTCGGCCACCCGCTCCTTCATCGGGATCAGGGCGTTGTCGGTGATCGCGATGTGCTCCGGGCACACCTCGGTGCAGCACTTGGTGATGTTGCACAGGCCGAGGCCGTGCGCCTCCTGGGCGGCCGGGACCCGGTCGGCGGTGTCGAGCGGGTGGAACTCCAACTCGGCGGCGCGCATGAGGAAGCGGGGGCCGGAGAAGGCCTCCTTGTTGTCCTCGTGGTCGCGCACCACGTGGCAGGTGTTCTGGCACAGGAAGCACTCGATGCACTTGCGGAACTCCTGCGAGCGCTCCACATCGATCTGCTGCATCCGGTACTCACCGGGGGCGAGGTCCGCCGGTGGCGTGAACGACGGGATCTCCCTGGCCTTCTGGTAGTTGAAGGACACGTCGGTGACCAGGTCGCGGATCACCGGGAAGGTGCGCATCGGGGTGACCGTCACCGTCTCGTCCTCGGTGAAGGTCGACATCCGGGTCATGCACAGCAACCGGGGCCTGCCGTTGATCTCCGCGGAGCACGAGCCGCACTTGCCCGCCTTGCAGTTCCACCGCACCGCCAGGTCCGGCGCCTGGGTGGCCTGCAGCCGGTGGATGATGTCGAGGACGACCTCGCCCTCGTGCACCTCCACCAGGAAGTCCCGCAGCTCACCGGATTCGGCGTCGCCGCGCCACACCTTGAACTTCGCCTTGTAGGGCACCTCAGTCCTTTCGTCCCGGGTGGGAGCCGAGCTCACCGTCGGTGTAGTACTTCTCCAGCTCGGTGAGCTCGAACAGCTCCACCAGGTCCTGGCGCATGGCTTCCTGCTCCTTGCGGGTGATCACCACGTCCGGGACGAGCGCGTCACCGGCGGTGGAGCAGACCAGCAGCGTGTTGCGCCACTGGGCGTCCATCATCGGGTAGTCGTCGCGGGTGTGACCGCCGCGGCTCTCGGTGCGGGTCAGCGCCGCCTTGGCCACGCACTCGCTGACCAGCAGCATGTTGCGCAGGTCGATCGCCAGGTGCCAGCCGGGGTTGTACTGCCGGTGGCCCTCGACGGTGACCTTGGGGACCCGGGCCTTGATCTCGGCGAGCTTGGCCAGCGCCGCCTCGACCTCCTCGGCCTTGCGGATGATGCCGACCAGGTCGTTCATCGACTGCTGCAACTCGTTCTGCAGCGTGTACGGGTTCTCCTCCACGCCGTTGGCTGGCGGGTCGAACGGGGCGAGCGCGAACCGGGCCGCGTCGTCCACATCGGACTGGACGACGGCGGGCCTCGTGCTCAGCGACTCGACGTAGTCCGCGGCGCCGAGGCCCGCGCGGCGGCCGAACACCAGCAGGTCCGACAGCGAGTTGCCGCCGAGCCGGTTGGAGCCGTGCATGCCACCGGAGCACTCACCGGCGGCGAACAGGCCGGGCACGCCGGCCGCGGCGGTGTCCGGGTCGACCTCGACGCCACCCATGACGTAGTGGCAGGTCGGCCCGACCTCCATCGGCTCCGCGGTGATGTCGACGTCGGCCAGTTCCTTGAACTGGTGGTACATCGAGGGCAGCCTGCGCCGGATCTCCTCGGCGGGCAGGCGGCTGGCGATGTCGAGGAACACCCCGCCGTGCGGTGACCCGCGACCGGCCTTGACCTCGGAGTTGATCGCGCGGGCCACCTCGTCGCGGGGCAGCAGGTCCGGGGTGCGGCGGTTGTTCTCCTGGTCGGTGTACCAGCGGTCGGCCTCCTGCTCGCCGTCGGCGTACTGGCCCTTGAACACGTCCGGGATGTAGTTGAACATGAACCGCTTGTCGT
It includes:
- a CDS encoding glutamate ABC transporter substrate-binding protein — its product is MRLRGLMIGTATAALAIAVTACGQSSNSGSGANPSVDAQAKFEAGTTMAKLNESGKIRIGTKFDQPLFGLKGLDNKPTGFDVEIAKLVAAKLGLSADKIEWVETPSKVREEVIEQGKVDLVVATYTINDKRKERISFAGPYYEAGQDLMVKKDNNDITGPDALKSSGAKVCSVTGSTPAETIKKYVDESNIVLFDVYSKCADALKNNQVQAVTTDNVILLGLVDKSGGEYKLVGKPFTTEPYGIGIKKGDTKFCQFINDTLKAASGDGSYEKAWKDTAGKVAPNTPKLPETAACS
- a CDS encoding amino acid ABC transporter permease codes for the protein MNVIIDNFPLYLNGFLQTLRICAFAAVGSLVLGTVVAGFRVSPVPPLRWVGTAWVTVFRNCPLTVVLFFCAFGLPEIGVNGAYFWFGVTGLVLYTSAFVCEAVRSGINSVPAGQAEAARAVGLTFSQSLSSVVLPQALRTVVPPLGSVIIAMIKNSAIAGAFGIGGDLFAVGDTLTSARGEAALPVLLGVVIGYLVITIPSGLLLGWVERKVAIAR
- a CDS encoding amino acid ABC transporter permease: MTASVLYDAPGPRARRRTLLGSVVAGVLVAGLLALVGNRLADKGQFEADKWAPLTDPADDNFTLVWNLLGDALVNTLIAAVLAMAFSLVIGTGLAVLRIVAGRSWRWLVVGFIELFRGIPVVILIFFAARVLPGFGIDLSNLWFLVIGLTAYNSVIIAEIVRAGVNSLPKGQREAAESLGLRRGQVLGLVLLPQAFRAMLPALISQLVVVLKDTSLGFIISYEETVRTAGIIIQNLDNPIQVYFTIAVIFIAVNYAVSRLAIWVERRLSRGSKTAATLSATDPAAAGAGGGG
- a CDS encoding succinate dehydrogenase/fumarate reductase iron-sulfur subunit, which translates into the protein MPYKAKFKVWRGDAESGELRDFLVEVHEGEVVLDIIHRLQATQAPDLAVRWNCKAGKCGSCSAEINGRPRLLCMTRMSTFTEDETVTVTPMRTFPVIRDLVTDVSFNYQKAREIPSFTPPADLAPGEYRMQQIDVERSQEFRKCIECFLCQNTCHVVRDHEDNKEAFSGPRFLMRAAELEFHPLDTADRVPAAQEAHGLGLCNITKCCTEVCPEHIAITDNALIPMKERVADRKYDPLVWLGSKIFRRSGS
- a CDS encoding fumarate reductase/succinate dehydrogenase flavoprotein subunit, whose protein sequence is MTEVERHSYDVVVIGAGGAGLRAVIEARQRGLRVAVVCKSLFGKAHTVMAEGGCAASMGNANSNDNWQVHFRDTMRGGKFLNNWRMAELHAKEAPDRVWELETYGALFDRTTDGRISQRNFGGHTYPRLAHVGDRTGLELIRTMQQKIVSLQQEDFRESGDYEARIKVFAECTVTELLKDGDAIAGAFGYWRESGRFILFEAPAVVLATGGIGKSFKVTSNSWEYTGDGHALALRAGATLINMEFVQFHPTGMVWPPSVKGILVTEGVRGDGGVLKNSDDKRFMFNYIPDVFKGQYADGEQEADRWYTDQENNRRTPDLLPRDEVARAINSEVKAGRGSPHGGVFLDIASRLPAEEIRRRLPSMYHQFKELADVDITAEPMEVGPTCHYVMGGVEVDPDTAAAGVPGLFAAGECSGGMHGSNRLGGNSLSDLLVFGRRAGLGAADYVESLSTRPAVVQSDVDDAARFALAPFDPPANGVEENPYTLQNELQQSMNDLVGIIRKAEEVEAALAKLAEIKARVPKVTVEGHRQYNPGWHLAIDLRNMLLVSECVAKAALTRTESRGGHTRDDYPMMDAQWRNTLLVCSTAGDALVPDVVITRKEQEAMRQDLVELFELTELEKYYTDGELGSHPGRKD